In Quercus robur chromosome 11, dhQueRobu3.1, whole genome shotgun sequence, the following proteins share a genomic window:
- the LOC126707442 gene encoding uncharacterized protein LOC126707442 isoform X2: MGEIYIHRRFIPPIDDPIFSTSRSAALFGTPYKKLPFPMPMKIPLSICCDTCSYYIRRGKTILSRKEQVIGEDCMGSPIYRFRFNCTKCSAPLSIKADHVNLDRVVESGATRMTEEEERQVAVKKRRRVRVRKAAEEEVVGDGDADAMKSSENKREIAALDDEEVAVKKGRIGEAAEEVGLALNSLENRTFDSKREIAALDGMKSMEGFGCSEVFLSDNA, translated from the exons ATGGGAGAGATATACATCCATCGGAGATTTATACCACCGATTGACGACCCCATATTTTCGACTTCGAGGAGTGCAGCACTATTTGGGACGCCTTACAAGAAGTTACCATTCCCGATGCCCATGAAGATCCCCCTCTCGATTTGCTGCGACACCTGCTCCTATTACATCCGCCGCGGCAAAACCATTCTCTCTCGCAAGGAGCAGGTCATCGGCGAGGATTGCATGGGAAGTCCGATCTACCGCTTCCGCTTCAACTGTACAAAGTGTTCTGCTCCCCTCAGCATCAAGGCAGACCATGTAAATCTTGACCGCGTTGTTGAGTCTGGCGCTACCAGAAtgactgaagaagaagagcgtcAGGTTGCAGTCAAGAAGAGACGACGGGTTCGGGTTAGGAAAGCTGCTGAAGAAGAAGTAGTGGGGGATGGGGATGCGGATGCAATGAAATCTTCAGAGAACAAAAGAGAGATTGCTGCGCTGGATGATGAG GAGGTTGCAGTGAAGAAAGGACGGATTGGGGAAGCAGCTGAAGAGGTGGGGCTTGCACTGAATTCTTTAGAGAACAgaacatttgattctaaaagaGAGATTGCTGCGCTGGATGGGATGAAATCCATGGAG GGTTTTGGTTGCTCcgaggtttttctctctgataATGCTTGA
- the LOC126707442 gene encoding uncharacterized protein LOC126707442 isoform X1: MGEIYIHRRFIPPIDDPIFSTSRSAALFGTPYKKLPFPMPMKIPLSICCDTCSYYIRRGKTILSRKEQVIGEDCMGSPIYRFRFNCTKCSAPLSIKADHVNLDRVVESGATRMTEEEERQVAVKKRRRVRVRKAAEEEVVGDGDADAMKSSENKREIAALDDEEVAVKKGRIGEAAEEVGLALNSLENRTFDSKREIAALDGMKSMETDNKKIRAAPSEVSSVLAVGLQ, encoded by the exons ATGGGAGAGATATACATCCATCGGAGATTTATACCACCGATTGACGACCCCATATTTTCGACTTCGAGGAGTGCAGCACTATTTGGGACGCCTTACAAGAAGTTACCATTCCCGATGCCCATGAAGATCCCCCTCTCGATTTGCTGCGACACCTGCTCCTATTACATCCGCCGCGGCAAAACCATTCTCTCTCGCAAGGAGCAGGTCATCGGCGAGGATTGCATGGGAAGTCCGATCTACCGCTTCCGCTTCAACTGTACAAAGTGTTCTGCTCCCCTCAGCATCAAGGCAGACCATGTAAATCTTGACCGCGTTGTTGAGTCTGGCGCTACCAGAAtgactgaagaagaagagcgtcAGGTTGCAGTCAAGAAGAGACGACGGGTTCGGGTTAGGAAAGCTGCTGAAGAAGAAGTAGTGGGGGATGGGGATGCGGATGCAATGAAATCTTCAGAGAACAAAAGAGAGATTGCTGCGCTGGATGATGAG GAGGTTGCAGTGAAGAAAGGACGGATTGGGGAAGCAGCTGAAGAGGTGGGGCTTGCACTGAATTCTTTAGAGAACAgaacatttgattctaaaagaGAGATTGCTGCGCTGGATGGGATGAAATCCATGGAG